From the Rhinoderma darwinii isolate aRhiDar2 chromosome 12, aRhiDar2.hap1, whole genome shotgun sequence genome, one window contains:
- the TTC9 gene encoding tetratricopeptide repeat protein 9A, with product MDRPRGDPGQLIHRSVDFKSQGAQCYKDKKYREAIGKYHRALLELKGLPGEQDSAGDTQQQVRITEEQRRAVESIEVDCYNSLAACLLQAELVNYERVKEYCLKVLKKEGENFKALYRSGVAFYHLGDYDKALFYLKEARSRQPTDTNVIRYIQLAEMKLSRCSQREKELS from the exons ATGGACCGGCCCAGAGGGGACCCGGGACAACTCATCCATCGATCCGTGGACTTCAAGAGCCAAGGAGCACAGTGCTACAAGGACAAGAAGTACCGGGAGGCCATCGGCAAGTACCACCGGGCGCTGCTGGAACTGAAGGGGCTCCCGGGGGAGCAGGACAGCGCCGGTGACACGCAGCAGCAAGTGAGGATAACGGAGGAGCAGAGGAGGGCGGTGGAGAGTATCGAGGTGGATTGTTACAATAGCCTGGCAG CATGTCTTCTTCAAGCTGAGCTGGTGAACTATGAGCGGGTTAAAGAATACTGCCTGAAGGTCCTGAAGAAGGAAGGAGAGAACTTCAAGGCCCTGTACAGATCTGGAGTAGCCTTTTACCATCTGGGAGACTATGACAAAGCACTGTTCTACTTGAAGGAAGCCAGGAGTCGGCAGCCAACAG ATACCAACGTCATCCGATACATCCAGTTGGCAGAAATGAAGCTCAGTAGATGTTCCCAAAGAGAAAAGGAGCTATCCTAA